Proteins encoded in a region of the Nocardia asteroides genome:
- a CDS encoding neutral zinc metallopeptidase, with protein MTFNEGMQIDPDRVSSGGPGMGGKLALGGGAGGLIVLVLALLLGGDPGSILGNFTGAPEQSQTQPGTAGTPSHCKTGADANKYVDCRVALTAQSLDAVWSAELPKQAGKRYVQPQVVLFSGATATGCGNATSDVGPFYCPADRTAYFDTSFFQDLVDRFGSSGGPLAQEYVVAHEIGHHIQNLLGDLGRAQRDPRGPESGAVRTELQADCYAGIWAHFADKQPAPGSDQPFLKPLSDKDVADALSAAAAVGDDRIQRAAQGRVNPEAWTHGSSDQRQKWFLAGYRTGQVRACDTYSAQDLNNPSALR; from the coding sequence ATGACCTTCAACGAGGGCATGCAAATCGATCCCGACCGGGTTTCCTCCGGCGGTCCCGGCATGGGCGGCAAGCTCGCGCTGGGTGGTGGCGCGGGCGGACTCATCGTGCTGGTGCTGGCCCTGCTGCTGGGCGGCGACCCCGGCTCCATCCTCGGCAATTTCACCGGCGCGCCGGAGCAGAGCCAGACCCAACCCGGCACGGCGGGCACACCGAGCCACTGCAAGACCGGCGCGGACGCCAACAAGTACGTCGACTGCCGGGTGGCGCTCACCGCACAGAGCCTGGACGCCGTGTGGTCGGCCGAACTGCCCAAGCAGGCAGGCAAGCGCTATGTCCAGCCGCAGGTCGTACTGTTCTCCGGCGCGACCGCGACCGGCTGCGGCAATGCCACCAGCGATGTGGGGCCGTTCTACTGCCCAGCCGACCGGACCGCCTACTTCGACACCAGTTTCTTCCAAGATCTGGTGGACCGCTTCGGTTCCAGCGGCGGTCCGCTCGCACAGGAATACGTGGTAGCCCACGAGATCGGCCATCACATCCAGAATCTGCTGGGTGACCTCGGCCGCGCGCAACGCGACCCGCGCGGGCCGGAGTCCGGGGCGGTGCGCACCGAATTGCAGGCCGACTGCTACGCGGGCATCTGGGCACACTTCGCGGACAAGCAGCCTGCGCCCGGCAGCGATCAGCCGTTCCTGAAGCCGCTGTCGGACAAGGACGTCGCCGACGCGCTGTCGGCGGCGGCCGCGGTCGGCGACGACCGCATCCAACGCGCCGCGCAGGGGCGGGTGAATCCCGAAGCGTGGACACACGGTTCGTCCGACCAGCGGCAGAAGTGGTTTCTCGCCGGATACCGGACCGGTCAGGTCCGTGCTTGTGACACCTATTCGGCGCAGGATCTGAACAATCCGTCCGCCTTGCGATAG
- the aspS gene encoding aspartate--tRNA ligase, producing MLRTHLAGSLRSEHAGQTVTLTGWVARRRDHGGVIFIDLRDASGVAQAVFREGAPAEQAHRLRAEYCVRVTGTVEPRPSGNENPELPTGAIEVNVTELEVLNESAPLPFQLDEQPGEEARLKHRYLDLRREGPAHAIRLRSKVNAAAREVLARHEFVEVETPTLTRSTPEGARDFLVPARLQPGSFYALPQSPQLFKQLLMVGGIERYYQIARCYRDEDFRADRQPEFTQLDIEMSFVRQEDVILLAEEILVALWKLVGYEIQTPIPHMTYAEAMRRFGTDKPDLRFGVEITECTDYFKDTPFRVFQAPYVGAVVMPGGASQPRRQLDAWQDWAKQRGAKGLAYVLVNEDGTLGGPVAKNLSEAEREGLAKHVGAVPGDCVFFAAGAAKAQRGLLGAARVEIARKVGLIDEDAWSFVWVVDAPLFEPTVEATASGDVAVGHSAWTAVHHAFTSPKPESLDTFDTDPGSALAYAYDIVCNGNEIGGGSIRIHRRDVQERVFEVMGISHEEAQEKFGFLLDAFAFGAPPHGGIAFGWDRVTALLAGEDSIREVIAFPKTGGGVDPLTDAPAPITEQQRKEAGLDVKPEQKKGADSKTAP from the coding sequence GTGCTGCGCACCCACTTGGCTGGTTCGCTGCGAAGCGAGCATGCCGGTCAGACCGTCACTCTCACCGGCTGGGTGGCCCGGCGGCGTGACCACGGTGGGGTCATCTTCATCGATCTGCGTGACGCGTCCGGCGTGGCGCAGGCGGTGTTCCGCGAGGGCGCGCCCGCCGAACAGGCGCACCGGCTGCGCGCGGAGTACTGCGTGCGCGTCACCGGCACCGTGGAGCCGCGACCGAGCGGCAACGAGAACCCGGAGCTGCCGACCGGCGCCATCGAGGTGAACGTCACCGAGCTCGAGGTGCTGAACGAGAGCGCTCCGCTGCCGTTCCAGCTGGACGAGCAGCCCGGTGAGGAAGCGCGTCTGAAGCACCGCTACCTGGATCTGCGCCGCGAAGGGCCCGCGCACGCCATCCGGCTGCGGTCCAAGGTCAACGCCGCCGCACGCGAGGTGCTTGCCCGCCACGAATTCGTCGAGGTCGAGACCCCCACGCTGACCCGGTCCACGCCGGAGGGCGCCCGCGACTTCCTGGTGCCCGCCCGCCTGCAGCCTGGCAGCTTCTACGCCTTGCCGCAGAGCCCGCAGCTGTTCAAGCAGCTGCTCATGGTCGGTGGCATCGAACGCTACTACCAGATCGCGCGGTGCTACCGGGACGAGGACTTCCGAGCCGACCGCCAGCCGGAATTCACCCAGCTCGACATCGAGATGAGCTTCGTGCGCCAGGAGGACGTGATCCTGCTGGCCGAGGAGATCCTGGTCGCGCTGTGGAAGCTGGTCGGCTACGAGATCCAGACCCCGATCCCGCACATGACCTACGCCGAGGCCATGCGCCGTTTCGGCACCGACAAGCCCGACCTGCGTTTCGGTGTGGAGATCACCGAGTGCACCGACTACTTCAAGGACACCCCGTTCCGGGTGTTCCAGGCGCCTTATGTCGGCGCGGTGGTCATGCCCGGCGGCGCGAGCCAGCCGCGGCGCCAGCTCGACGCCTGGCAGGACTGGGCCAAGCAGCGCGGCGCCAAGGGGCTGGCGTACGTGCTGGTGAACGAGGACGGCACGCTGGGCGGTCCGGTCGCCAAGAACCTCAGCGAGGCCGAGCGGGAGGGCCTGGCCAAGCACGTCGGCGCGGTTCCGGGTGACTGTGTGTTCTTCGCGGCAGGCGCGGCCAAGGCGCAGCGCGGTCTGCTCGGCGCGGCGCGGGTCGAGATCGCCCGCAAGGTCGGGCTCATCGATGAGGACGCCTGGTCGTTCGTGTGGGTCGTGGATGCCCCACTGTTCGAGCCCACTGTCGAGGCGACCGCGAGCGGCGACGTAGCGGTGGGCCACTCCGCTTGGACCGCGGTGCACCACGCGTTCACCTCGCCGAAGCCGGAGTCGCTGGACACCTTCGACACCGATCCGGGCTCGGCGCTGGCCTACGCCTACGACATCGTCTGCAACGGCAACGAGATCGGCGGCGGATCGATCCGTATCCACCGCCGCGACGTGCAGGAACGCGTCTTCGAGGTCATGGGCATCAGCCATGAGGAGGCGCAGGAGAAGTTCGGCTTCCTGCTGGACGCCTTCGCCTTCGGCGCCCCGCCGCACGGCGGCATCGCCTTCGGCTGGGACCGGGTCACCGCGCTGCTGGCAGGCGAGGACTCGATCCGCGAGGTCATCGCGTTCCCGAAGACCGGCGGCGGCGTCGACCCGCTGACCGACGCGCCCGCGCCGATCACCGAGCAGCAACGCAAGGAAGCGGGACTGGACGTCAAGCCGGAGCAGAAGAAGGGCGCGGACAGCAAGACCGCGCCGTAG
- a CDS encoding DUF389 domain-containing protein, translated as MLHLRMISPPEITDEVLAVLAADPGVTHVTLARGAALEPKGDLVQADVAREAANDVLDDLAALGVSRSGGLTLTPVETMLSEAGERAVHEAPGDPSDAVVWEELLAQTHEESSLNATFLAFLTIACLLAAVGVATDSSVTVVGAMVVGPEFGPLAAFAVALVRREFRLARRSAIALAVGFPVAMVVTLLATLVWQQAGWITIDGVSGIDEVDFIYQVGPFSLVVALLAGAAGMLSLVTAKSAALVGVFISVTTVPAAGFAVVAATLGEWRVAFMSAGQLAVNMVGVIVAGVIVLALRPRTGKEAGPLERFTQWIGRCSPIGR; from the coding sequence TTGCTGCACTTGCGCATGATCAGCCCGCCGGAGATCACCGACGAGGTGCTCGCGGTGCTCGCCGCCGACCCCGGGGTCACGCACGTGACCCTGGCACGCGGCGCCGCTCTGGAGCCGAAGGGTGACCTCGTGCAGGCGGACGTGGCTCGCGAGGCCGCCAACGACGTGCTCGACGATCTGGCCGCGCTGGGCGTGTCCCGCTCCGGCGGCCTGACGCTCACGCCGGTGGAGACGATGCTGTCGGAGGCGGGCGAACGTGCGGTTCACGAGGCGCCGGGCGATCCGAGTGACGCGGTGGTGTGGGAGGAACTGCTCGCGCAGACACACGAGGAGTCGAGTCTCAACGCGACGTTTCTCGCCTTTCTCACCATCGCCTGCCTGCTCGCCGCGGTCGGCGTCGCGACCGATTCGTCGGTGACCGTCGTCGGCGCGATGGTCGTCGGTCCGGAGTTCGGGCCGCTGGCGGCCTTCGCGGTGGCTCTGGTGCGCAGGGAATTCCGGCTCGCCCGCCGGTCGGCCATCGCGCTCGCGGTCGGTTTTCCGGTGGCGATGGTGGTCACGCTGCTGGCGACGCTGGTGTGGCAGCAGGCCGGCTGGATCACCATCGACGGGGTCTCCGGTATCGATGAAGTCGACTTCATCTACCAGGTGGGACCATTCTCCTTGGTCGTCGCGCTGCTGGCGGGCGCGGCTGGCATGCTGTCGCTGGTGACCGCGAAATCGGCCGCGCTGGTCGGCGTGTTCATCTCGGTGACCACCGTGCCCGCGGCCGGCTTCGCCGTCGTGGCGGCGACCCTGGGGGAATGGCGGGTGGCGTTCATGTCCGCGGGTCAGCTCGCGGTGAACATGGTGGGTGTCATCGTGGCCGGGGTCATCGTGCTCGCGCTGCGGCCTCGCACGGGTAAGGAGGCCGGACCGCTCGAACGATTCACACAGTGGATCGGGAGGTGCTCACCGATCGGCAGGTGA
- a CDS encoding kinase, producing MTALLAERAAEVVSAAQQLLTKRMGAPVKLSDPIELSGSGRTTVLRVRVAENAFSLPRTLIVKQVRGAAQDRRTGGLAPGVASIDSAFLREAVSYQFTTALSREHRPGAYLIAHSLPDRLLILSDLGENSLLTAVLHSGAEPATRNALMAFAQALGRMHAATVGREADFVALLRRVDVVHRVDGIAQQAETAIAEVPGMLQRELGIEVPGEIAERIVRGNRLFSAGRFRAFSPSDLCPDNVILNEEGARFLDYEWGGFRDATLDIAYALVSFPGCLCDVELSRERAQQMVEAWRAEVVGVWPALADDEQLAERILEARLIWVWLSTYWFLPADHTRIAAAREHGLSVPRSAALINRWAALAEDARCTGDDIVGDFAEDVSAMLEERWSE from the coding sequence ATGACCGCACTATTGGCCGAACGCGCCGCCGAAGTCGTGTCCGCAGCGCAACAGTTGCTCACAAAGCGAATGGGTGCTCCGGTAAAGCTGAGCGATCCGATCGAACTCAGCGGTAGTGGTAGGACGACGGTCCTACGTGTGCGTGTAGCGGAGAACGCGTTCTCGTTGCCGCGAACCCTGATTGTCAAGCAGGTCCGCGGGGCCGCCCAGGATCGCCGGACCGGCGGCTTGGCCCCCGGGGTGGCCAGCATCGATTCCGCCTTCCTACGCGAGGCGGTGTCCTACCAGTTCACCACCGCGCTGAGCCGGGAGCACCGCCCGGGCGCGTACCTGATCGCCCACAGCCTCCCCGACCGACTGCTGATCCTCAGCGATCTCGGTGAGAACTCGCTGCTGACCGCCGTCCTGCACTCGGGCGCCGAGCCGGCCACCCGCAACGCCCTGATGGCGTTCGCCCAGGCGCTGGGCCGCATGCACGCCGCCACCGTCGGGCGCGAGGCGGACTTCGTCGCGTTGCTGCGCCGGGTCGACGTGGTGCACCGGGTGGACGGCATCGCGCAGCAGGCCGAGACGGCGATCGCCGAGGTGCCTGGCATGCTGCAGCGCGAACTGGGCATCGAGGTGCCCGGCGAGATCGCCGAGCGGATCGTGCGCGGCAATCGGCTCTTCTCGGCGGGTCGTTTCCGGGCGTTCAGCCCTTCGGACCTCTGCCCGGACAATGTGATCTTGAACGAGGAGGGCGCTCGCTTCCTCGATTACGAGTGGGGCGGCTTCCGCGACGCCACCCTCGACATCGCCTACGCGCTGGTGTCCTTCCCCGGCTGCCTGTGCGACGTCGAACTCTCCCGGGAACGAGCCCAGCAGATGGTGGAGGCCTGGCGTGCGGAGGTCGTGGGCGTGTGGCCCGCCCTGGCCGACGACGAACAGCTCGCCGAACGCATCCTGGAAGCCCGGCTGATCTGGGTATGGCTGTCCACCTACTGGTTCCTGCCCGCCGATCACACGCGTATCGCGGCCGCCAGGGAGCACGGGTTGTCGGTGCCGCGGTCGGCGGCGCTGATCAACCGCTGGGCAGCGCTCGCCGAAGACGCGCGCTGCACGGGTGACGACATCGTCGGTGACTTCGCCGAGGACGTTTCGGCGATGCTGGAAGAGCGTTGGTCGGAATAG
- a CDS encoding alkaline phosphatase D family protein, whose product MGSVPVTENAIVSDSSDSGRFARRTLLKGSAAAATTTAVLGAARARAAIPIFRHGVASGDPLPDGVVIWTRVTVSDDATPGSGLGDPATVRWEMAADERFLSIAASGSVTTAAESDHTVKVDVSGLAPGVEYYYRFTALGSTSPVGRTKTAPATADAPDRLRFGVVSCSNWEAGYFGAYRHLAARTDLDAIVHLGDYLYEYGRGNYGGRDGAVRSHEPADEIVGLADYRIRHAQYKTDPDLLALHATLPFICTWDDHESANNSWSGGAGNHDPVTEGGWPDRRAASVQAYLEWMPVRASGSGADVRIYRRLRFGTLAELTMLDLRSYRDQEAKPGAHWRAADDPARTITGKAQMEWLTAGLASAPVRWKLVGNSVMVAPLVFPPLEPATTAAFTSTIGVPQSGLPLNGDQWDGYTADRARLFRAIIDQQISDVLFLTGDIHSSWAADLPVDAANYPGGATAGAEFVVPSVTSTSIGDMLRANSAPIAESIKTVNRHLRYVELDSHGYGVLEITADHAQMDWYYLLNVADPNSGVRHGASFAVRSGDRIQARQNPIG is encoded by the coding sequence ATGGGATCGGTACCCGTGACTGAAAACGCGATCGTTTCAGATTCCTCGGACTCCGGGCGCTTCGCTCGGCGCACCCTCTTGAAAGGCAGCGCGGCCGCCGCCACCACCACGGCGGTGCTCGGCGCCGCACGCGCGCGAGCCGCGATACCGATATTCCGGCACGGCGTCGCCTCGGGCGACCCGCTCCCCGACGGCGTCGTCATCTGGACCCGCGTGACCGTCTCCGACGACGCGACGCCCGGCTCGGGCTTGGGCGACCCGGCGACCGTGCGCTGGGAGATGGCCGCGGACGAGCGCTTCCTCTCGATCGCCGCATCGGGGTCCGTAACGACCGCGGCGGAGTCCGACCACACCGTGAAGGTCGACGTCTCCGGCCTTGCGCCGGGGGTCGAGTACTACTACCGATTCACCGCCCTCGGCTCGACCTCACCGGTGGGCCGCACCAAGACCGCGCCCGCCACGGCGGACGCGCCGGACCGCCTCCGATTCGGCGTGGTCTCGTGCTCGAACTGGGAAGCGGGCTATTTCGGCGCATACCGCCACCTGGCCGCCCGCACCGACCTGGACGCGATCGTGCACCTCGGCGACTACCTCTACGAGTACGGCCGCGGCAATTACGGCGGGCGCGACGGCGCCGTACGGTCGCACGAACCCGCCGACGAGATCGTCGGCCTGGCCGACTACCGCATTCGCCACGCCCAGTACAAAACCGACCCGGACCTGCTCGCCCTGCACGCCACGCTGCCGTTCATCTGCACCTGGGACGACCACGAATCCGCGAACAACTCCTGGTCCGGCGGCGCGGGCAACCACGATCCCGTGACCGAGGGCGGCTGGCCGGACCGGCGCGCGGCTTCGGTGCAGGCATACCTGGAGTGGATGCCGGTCCGAGCGTCGGGATCGGGCGCCGACGTGCGGATATACCGCAGACTGCGCTTCGGCACCCTGGCCGAACTCACCATGCTGGACCTGCGCAGCTACCGGGACCAGGAAGCGAAGCCGGGAGCGCACTGGCGCGCGGCCGACGATCCGGCGCGCACCATCACCGGAAAGGCGCAGATGGAATGGCTGACGGCGGGCTTGGCGTCCGCGCCGGTGCGGTGGAAGCTGGTCGGCAACTCGGTCATGGTCGCGCCGCTGGTCTTCCCGCCGCTGGAGCCGGCCACCACGGCGGCTTTCACCAGCACCATCGGCGTCCCGCAGTCCGGCCTGCCGCTGAACGGCGACCAGTGGGACGGGTACACCGCCGACCGCGCCCGCCTGTTCCGCGCCATCATCGACCAGCAGATCTCGGACGTGCTGTTCCTCACCGGAGACATCCACTCCTCGTGGGCCGCCGACCTACCCGTGGACGCGGCGAACTATCCGGGCGGCGCGACGGCGGGCGCGGAGTTCGTCGTGCCGTCGGTGACCTCGACAAGCATCGGCGACATGCTCCGGGCGAACTCCGCTCCGATCGCCGAATCGATCAAGACGGTCAACCGTCATCTGCGCTACGTCGAACTGGATTCGCACGGCTACGGCGTCCTGGAGATCACGGCGGACCATGCGCAGATGGACTGGTACTACCTGCTGAACGTGGCCGACCCGAATTCGGGTGTGCGCCATGGCGCTTCGTTCGCCGTCCGCTCCGGGGACCGGATCCAGGCGCGGCAGAACCCGATCGGCTGA
- a CDS encoding replication-associated recombination protein A produces the protein MSDGLFDVPGAAVPPEHSIDTVVRRDSGAPLAVRMRPAALEEVVGQQHLLGPGSPLRRLIEGSGAASVLLYGPPGTGKTTLAALISQATGRRFEALSALSAGVKEVRAVIDMARRRLSAGEQTVLFIDEVHRFSKTQQDALLAAVENRIVLLVGATTENPSFSVVSPLLSRSLVLQLRSLTEADIRQVLGRAVTDPRGLAGEYAVTDAALDHLVRIAGGDARRALTALEASAESSLDGTVDVDLVEASVDKAAVRYDRAGDQHYDVISAFIKSIRGSDVDAALHYLARMLSAGEDPRFIARRLMIHASEDIGMADPTALQTATAAAQVVQLVGLPEGRLALAQATIHLATAPKSGAVVAAIGAAMADVAAGRAGAVPPHLRDGHYAGAAALGNAQGYKYPHDDPGGVLPQQYPPDELVGVDYYHPTDHGHEREIGPRVDKLRRIVRG, from the coding sequence GTGAGCGATGGTTTGTTCGACGTGCCCGGTGCCGCCGTGCCTCCGGAGCATTCGATCGACACCGTGGTGCGCAGGGACTCGGGTGCGCCGCTGGCCGTGCGCATGCGTCCGGCCGCGCTGGAGGAGGTGGTCGGCCAGCAGCATCTGCTCGGTCCCGGCTCCCCGCTGCGCAGGCTGATCGAGGGTTCGGGCGCCGCCTCGGTACTGCTGTACGGTCCGCCCGGCACGGGCAAGACGACCCTCGCCGCGCTCATCTCGCAGGCCACCGGCCGCCGGTTCGAGGCGCTGTCGGCGCTCTCGGCCGGGGTGAAGGAGGTGCGCGCGGTCATCGACATGGCGCGGCGCAGGCTGTCGGCGGGTGAGCAGACCGTGCTGTTCATCGATGAGGTGCACCGCTTCTCCAAGACCCAGCAGGACGCCCTGCTCGCCGCAGTGGAGAACCGGATCGTCCTGCTGGTCGGCGCGACCACCGAGAACCCGTCGTTCTCGGTGGTGTCGCCGCTGCTGTCGCGCTCGCTGGTGCTGCAACTGCGCTCGCTCACCGAAGCCGACATCCGCCAGGTACTCGGCCGCGCTGTCACCGACCCGCGTGGTCTCGCGGGCGAGTACGCCGTCACCGACGCCGCGCTCGATCACCTCGTCCGTATCGCGGGCGGCGATGCCCGCCGCGCGCTGACCGCCCTGGAAGCCTCGGCCGAGTCCTCCCTCGACGGCACCGTCGACGTGGACCTGGTCGAGGCCAGCGTGGACAAGGCGGCGGTCCGCTACGACCGTGCCGGCGACCAGCACTACGACGTGATCAGCGCGTTCATCAAATCCATCCGCGGCTCGGACGTCGACGCCGCGCTGCACTACCTGGCGCGCATGCTGAGCGCGGGGGAGGACCCGCGCTTCATCGCCCGTAGGTTGATGATCCACGCCAGCGAGGACATCGGCATGGCCGACCCGACGGCGTTGCAGACGGCGACCGCCGCCGCGCAGGTGGTGCAGCTGGTCGGCCTGCCGGAAGGGCGCCTGGCCCTCGCGCAGGCCACGATCCACCTGGCGACCGCCCCGAAGTCCGGCGCCGTCGTGGCCGCGATCGGCGCGGCCATGGCCGACGTCGCGGCGGGCAGAGCGGGCGCGGTCCCGCCGCACCTGCGCGACGGTCATTACGCGGGCGCGGCGGCCCTCGGCAACGCCCAGGGCTACAAGTACCCGCACGACGACCCCGGTGGCGTGCTGCCCCAGCAGTACCCGCCGGACGAGCTCGTCGGCGTCGACTACTACCACCCCACCGACCACGGCCACGAACGGGAGATCGGGCCCCGGGTCGACAAGCTGCGCCGCATCGTCCGGGGTTGA
- the alaS gene encoding alanine--tRNA ligase produces MQTHEIRRRFLDHFLRAGHTEVPSASLILADPNLLFVNAGMVQFKPYFLGQEAPPYPRATSVQKCVRTGDIEEVGITTRHNTFFQMAGNFSFGDYFKEGAITLAWELIAKPQDEGGYGFDPERIWVTVYEDDPETAEIWKRVAGIPEQRIQFRDGKDNYWDMGVPGPGGPCSEIYYDRGPEHGRDGGPVADEDRYLEIWNLVFMQDVRGELSPKLGHPPVGSLPKRNIDTGMGVERIALLLQGVDNVYETDLLRPIIDKAEELTGRSYGVQHEDDVRFRVIADHARTAAMLIADGVNPGNDGRGYVLRRLLRRIVRSARLLGAEKPVMSEFMRVVSDLMAPSYPELATDFRRIETVAVGEETAFLKTLNTGSTLFDNTAAAVKAAGGATIAGSDAFTLHDTYGFPIDLTLEMAAEAGLSVDEEGFRSLMAEQRKRAKEDAQARKHAHADLTVYKELVDRGATEFTGFDELTSEATVLALIADGVRVPTATAGHDVEVILDRSPLYAESGGQIADRGSITASSGLKLRVNDVQKIAKKVWVHKTTVEHGQITEGDVVLAQADPAWRRGATQGHSGTHMVHAALRQVLGPNAVQAGSLNKPGYLRFDFNWQGQLSEQQKADIEAVSNDAVGADFPVNTFVTDLPKAKQMGALALFGENYGNEVRVVEIGGPFSMELCGGTHVEHSSQIGPITVLGEASVGSGVRRVEAFVGLDSYKYLAKERALLAGVASALKVPSEEVPGRVEQLVERLKVAEKELERTKMAAVLSSAGRFVEEAERIGRLLLVAVAAPEGVPAGDLRTLATDIRGRFGSEPAVVVLLGNADGKVPFVVAVNKPAQELGVKAGDLVGSFGPSIAGRGGGKPEMAQGAGSDPSGIPAGLAAVRARVAELAG; encoded by the coding sequence GTGCAGACCCACGAAATCAGACGGCGTTTCCTGGACCATTTCCTCCGTGCCGGCCATACCGAGGTGCCGAGTGCCTCGCTGATCCTGGCCGACCCGAACCTCCTGTTCGTCAACGCAGGCATGGTCCAGTTCAAGCCGTATTTCCTGGGTCAGGAGGCGCCGCCCTACCCGCGCGCGACCAGCGTGCAGAAATGCGTGCGGACCGGCGACATCGAAGAGGTCGGCATCACCACGCGGCACAACACGTTCTTCCAGATGGCGGGGAACTTCTCCTTCGGCGACTACTTCAAGGAGGGGGCGATCACCCTCGCCTGGGAGCTGATCGCCAAACCGCAGGACGAAGGCGGTTACGGGTTCGACCCGGAGCGGATCTGGGTCACCGTGTACGAGGACGACCCGGAGACCGCGGAGATCTGGAAGCGGGTGGCGGGCATCCCCGAACAACGCATCCAGTTCCGCGACGGCAAGGACAACTACTGGGACATGGGCGTGCCCGGCCCGGGTGGTCCGTGCTCGGAGATCTACTACGACCGCGGACCCGAGCACGGCCGCGACGGCGGCCCGGTCGCCGACGAGGACCGCTACCTCGAGATCTGGAATCTCGTGTTCATGCAGGACGTCCGTGGTGAGCTGAGCCCCAAGCTCGGGCATCCTCCGGTCGGGTCGCTGCCGAAGCGGAACATCGACACCGGAATGGGCGTCGAGCGGATCGCGCTGCTGCTGCAGGGTGTGGACAATGTCTACGAGACCGACCTGCTCCGTCCGATCATCGACAAGGCCGAGGAGCTGACCGGGCGCTCCTACGGCGTCCAGCACGAGGACGATGTCCGCTTCCGCGTGATCGCCGATCACGCCCGCACCGCCGCGATGCTGATCGCCGACGGCGTGAATCCGGGCAACGATGGCCGCGGCTACGTGCTGCGCCGCCTGTTGCGCCGCATCGTGCGCTCGGCCCGCCTGCTGGGCGCGGAGAAGCCGGTGATGAGCGAGTTCATGAGGGTCGTCAGCGACCTGATGGCCCCGTCCTACCCGGAGCTGGCCACCGATTTCCGACGCATCGAGACCGTCGCGGTCGGCGAGGAGACGGCGTTCCTGAAGACGCTGAACACCGGCTCCACGCTGTTCGACAACACCGCCGCCGCGGTCAAGGCCGCCGGCGGCGCCACGATCGCCGGATCGGACGCGTTCACCTTGCACGACACCTACGGCTTCCCGATCGACCTGACGCTGGAGATGGCCGCCGAGGCCGGGCTGTCGGTCGACGAAGAGGGCTTCCGCTCGCTCATGGCCGAGCAGCGCAAGCGTGCCAAGGAGGACGCGCAGGCCCGCAAGCACGCCCACGCGGACCTCACCGTCTACAAGGAACTGGTCGACCGCGGCGCCACCGAGTTCACCGGCTTCGACGAGCTCACCTCCGAGGCCACCGTGCTCGCCCTGATCGCCGACGGCGTGCGGGTGCCGACCGCGACCGCGGGGCACGACGTCGAGGTCATCCTGGACCGCAGCCCGCTCTACGCCGAGTCCGGGGGCCAGATCGCCGACCGTGGCTCCATCACCGCCTCATCGGGCCTGAAGCTGCGCGTGAACGACGTGCAGAAGATCGCCAAGAAGGTCTGGGTGCACAAGACCACGGTGGAGCACGGCCAGATCACCGAGGGCGACGTCGTGCTCGCGCAGGCCGACCCGGCGTGGCGGCGCGGCGCCACACAGGGCCATTCCGGCACGCACATGGTGCACGCCGCCCTCCGGCAGGTGCTCGGCCCGAACGCCGTGCAGGCCGGTTCGCTGAACAAGCCGGGCTACCTGCGCTTCGACTTCAACTGGCAGGGCCAGCTGTCCGAGCAGCAGAAGGCCGACATCGAAGCCGTCTCCAACGACGCGGTCGGCGCCGACTTCCCGGTGAACACCTTCGTCACCGATCTGCCGAAGGCCAAGCAGATGGGCGCGCTGGCCCTGTTCGGCGAGAACTACGGCAACGAGGTCCGCGTCGTGGAGATCGGCGGCCCGTTCTCGATGGAGCTGTGCGGTGGCACGCACGTGGAGCATTCCTCGCAGATCGGCCCGATCACGGTGCTCGGTGAGGCGTCGGTCGGCTCCGGGGTACGCCGGGTCGAGGCGTTCGTCGGTTTGGACTCCTACAAGTACCTGGCCAAGGAGCGGGCGCTGCTGGCCGGTGTCGCCTCCGCGCTGAAGGTGCCCTCCGAAGAGGTGCCCGGCCGTGTCGAGCAGCTGGTGGAGCGGCTCAAGGTGGCCGAGAAGGAACTCGAGCGCACCAAGATGGCCGCCGTGCTGTCCTCGGCGGGCAGATTCGTCGAGGAGGCCGAGCGAATCGGCCGCCTGCTGCTGGTCGCCGTGGCCGCGCCCGAGGGCGTGCCCGCCGGCGATCTGCGCACGCTGGCCACCGACATCCGCGGCCGGTTCGGCAGCGAGCCCGCCGTGGTGGTGCTGCTGGGCAACGCCGACGGCAAGGTGCCGTTCGTGGTCGCCGTGAACAAGCCCGCCCAGGAGCTCGGCGTCAAGGCGGGCGATCTGGTCGGCAGCTTCGGTCCCAGCATCGCGGGACGGGGCGGCGGCAAGCCGGAGATGGCCCAGGGCGCGGGTTCGGATCCGTCCGGCATCCCGGCGGGCCTGGCCGCGGTCCGCGCGCGGGTGGCCGAACTCGCC